A stretch of Microtus pennsylvanicus isolate mMicPen1 chromosome 5, mMicPen1.hap1, whole genome shotgun sequence DNA encodes these proteins:
- the Th gene encoding tyrosine 3-monooxygenase: MPTPSASSPQPKGFRRAVSEQDAKQVEAIMSPRFIGRRQSLIEDARKEREAAAAAAAAAAVASSEPGNPLESVVFEEQDGMAVLNLLFSLKGTKPSSLSRAVKVFETFEAKIHHLETRPAQRPLAGSPHLEYFVRFEVPSGDLAALLSSIRRVSDDVRSAREDKVPWFPRKVSELDKCHHLVTKFDPDLDLDHPGFSDQVYRQRRKLIAEIAFQYKQGEPIPHVEYTAEEIATWKEVYATLKGLYATHACREHLEAFQLLERYCGYREDSIPQLEDVSRFLKERTGFQLRPVAGLLSARDFLASLAFRVFQCTQYIRHASSPMHSPEPDCCHELLGHVPMLADRTFAQFSQDIGLASLGASDEEIEKLSTVYWFTVEFGLCKQNGELKAYGAGLLSSYGELLHSLSEEPEVRAFDPDAAAVQPYQDQTYQPVYFVSESFSDAKDKLRNYASRIQRPFSVKFDPYTLAIDVLDNPHTIRRSLEGVQDELHTLTHALSVIS, translated from the exons tccCCAAGGTTCATCGGGCGGCGGCAGAGCCTCATCGAGGATGCTCGAAAGGAGAGGGAGGCGGCGGCAGCTgcagcagcggcggcagcagTAGCCTCCTCCGAACCCGGGAACCCCCTGGAATCTGTGGTATTTGAGGAGCAGGATGGGATGGCTGTTCTCAACCTGCTCTTCTCCCTGAAGGGTACAAAACCCTCTTCATTGTCCCGGGCTGTCAAAGTATTTGAG ACATTTGAAGCCAAAATCCACCACTTAGAGACCCGGCCTGCCCAGAGGCCACTGGCGGGAAGTCCCCACCTGGAGTACTTCGTGCGCTTCGAGGTGCCCAGTGGAGACCTGGCTGCCCTCCTCAGCTCTATACGCCGGGTGTCTGACGATGTGCGAAGTGCCAGGGAGGACAAGG TTCCCTGGTTCCCAAGGAAAGTGTCGGAATTGGACAAGTGCCACCACCTGGTCACCAAATTTGACCCTGACCTGGACCTGGACCATCCG GGCTTCTCTGACCAGGTGTACCGCCAGCGCCGGAAGCTGATCGCAGAGATCGCCttccagtacaagca GGGTGAACCAATTCCCCACGTGGAGTACACTGCGGAGGAAATCGCTACCTG GAAGGAGGTCTATGCTACACTGAAGGGTCTCTATGCTACCCACGCCTGCCGGGAGCACCTGGAGGCTTTCCAGCTTCTGGAACGGTACTGCGGCTACCGAGAGGACAGCATCCCGCAGCTGGAGGACGTGTCCCGCTTCTTGAAGG AGCGGACTGGTTTCCAGTTGCGACCTGTGGCCGGTCTACTGTCTGCCCGTGATTTTCTGGCCAGCCTGGCCTTCCGTGTGTTTCAATGCACACAGTACATCCGCCATGCCTCCTCGCCCATGCACTCACCTGAGCC GGACTGCTGCCACGAGCTGTTGGGACATGTACCAATGTTGGCTGACCGCACATTTGCCCAGTTTTCCCAG GACATTGGACTTGCATCTCTGGGGGCCTCGGATGAAGAAATTGAGAAACTCTCTACG GTGTACTGGTTCACTGTGGAGTTTGGGCTGTGCAAACAGAACGGGGAGCTGAAGGCTTATGGTGCGGGACTGTTGTCCTCCTATGGAGAGCTCCTG CACTCCCTGTCAGAGGAGCCCGAGGTCCGGGCCTTCGATCCAGATGCAGCGGCTGTGCAGCCCTACCAAGACCAGACCTACCAGCCGGTGTACTTTGTGTCCGAGAGCTTCAGTGATGCCAAGGACAAGCTCAG GAACTATGCCTCCCGTATCCAGCGCCCGTTCTCTGTGAAGTTTGACCCATACACACTGGCCATTGATGTACTGGACAATCCCCACACCATCCGGCGCTCCCTGGAGGGGGTCCAGGATGAGCTGCACACCCTGACCCATGCACTGAGTGTCATTAGCTAA